In a single window of the Planctomycetia bacterium genome:
- a CDS encoding LON peptidase substrate-binding domain-containing protein codes for MFPLPNVVLMPRHVLPLHIFEPRYRAMTRDALAGSRLVSIALLRKGYEEKYHTLEAPIHEVVGVGQIMRNERLPDGRYNILLQGLKRARIVAENSELSYRRAKMEPLEPGPLPCEVELEFRRSIVELLGSQTMVELARQGNWTNLLEHRHASFSDLVDALAASVLICPDEKQCFLELVCAAKRARYLCAALQSMQCRPPAPPPHEHRPRSWPPGTFDN; via the coding sequence GTGTTTCCACTTCCCAATGTCGTGCTGATGCCTCGTCATGTGCTGCCGCTTCACATCTTCGAGCCCCGGTATCGCGCCATGACCCGCGATGCACTGGCCGGGTCCAGGCTGGTTTCGATCGCCCTGCTGCGTAAAGGCTACGAAGAGAAGTATCACACGCTTGAGGCTCCCATCCACGAAGTCGTCGGTGTCGGTCAGATCATGCGCAACGAGCGGCTACCGGACGGCCGGTACAACATCCTGCTTCAGGGTCTGAAGCGTGCCCGAATCGTCGCAGAGAATAGTGAGCTTTCCTATCGCCGGGCGAAAATGGAGCCGCTGGAGCCGGGACCGCTGCCCTGCGAGGTTGAGCTGGAGTTTCGGCGCAGCATCGTGGAACTGCTGGGCAGTCAGACGATGGTTGAGCTGGCCAGGCAGGGCAACTGGACGAATCTGCTCGAGCATCGCCATGCCTCATTTTCAGACCTTGTTGATGCGCTCGCCGCGTCGGTCCTGATCTGTCCCGATGAGAAACAATGTTTTCTGGAATTGGTGTGCGCCGCCAAGAGGGCCCGTTACTTGTGCGCCGCGCTTCAGTCGATGCAGTGCCGCCCCCCTGCCCCTCCGCCTCATGAACATCGGCCGAGAAGCTGGCCGCCGGGAACTTTCGACAACTAA
- a CDS encoding PHP domain-containing protein: MNDPRSMSRRVFLTRVGKITISLGAAPWWLPRVAFGKNPYDGGVWLAGDHHIHTKYSPDGQYEISKQVHEALHHGLGWCVITDHGGPRHDKVAVEKAYPELVAARKANPGIIVFQGLEWNVPDGEHGSVIVPPTEDEVKLVARFERRFDNKNYSRPNTPANSEADAIAGVKHLQAVRGEHKPLFFVNHPARTGRTSPTEMRNWADAGPDVARGFEGTAGHQAAPLIGAPRGHYYKSRGLGSFEGYPEASYRMWGGYDWFVAKVGGVWDSLLGEGRPWYITANSDSHRHYTDHSIVNFATYLTKGYVTATTQQSETHAHNIDFWPGEYTKTWVHARRADPFEILAALRGGSMFTVHGDLADRLEMSAASADAMAPMGGTLVLDKRGQSIELRVRIREPEGKNFAGRTPKVHHVDIIAGDILGISKDRAAISNETTRIVRQVPVDAMIREGPWLSLSYTFERVDRPIYVRLRGTNRDTAEPEMDADGVNPWEDLWFYSNPIFVRCPG; the protein is encoded by the coding sequence ATGAATGACCCCCGATCCATGAGCCGACGCGTGTTCCTGACGCGCGTCGGCAAGATCACGATCAGCCTGGGCGCTGCGCCGTGGTGGCTGCCGCGCGTGGCATTCGGCAAGAATCCGTACGACGGCGGCGTGTGGCTCGCGGGCGATCACCATATTCACACCAAGTACAGTCCGGACGGACAGTACGAGATCAGCAAACAGGTGCACGAGGCGTTGCACCACGGGCTGGGCTGGTGCGTCATCACCGATCACGGCGGTCCGCGGCACGACAAGGTCGCCGTCGAGAAGGCCTATCCCGAACTGGTCGCGGCGCGCAAGGCGAACCCGGGCATCATTGTGTTTCAGGGGCTGGAATGGAACGTTCCGGATGGCGAGCACGGAAGTGTGATCGTGCCGCCGACCGAGGACGAGGTGAAGCTGGTCGCCCGATTCGAGCGGCGCTTTGACAACAAGAATTATTCTCGCCCAAACACGCCCGCCAACAGTGAAGCGGATGCCATCGCGGGCGTGAAGCACCTACAGGCGGTTCGCGGTGAGCACAAGCCGCTCTTCTTCGTGAACCATCCGGCGCGGACAGGACGGACGAGCCCGACGGAGATGCGTAATTGGGCGGACGCCGGTCCGGATGTGGCGCGCGGCTTCGAGGGTACCGCGGGGCATCAGGCGGCGCCCCTGATCGGCGCGCCGCGCGGGCACTACTACAAGTCTCGCGGCTTAGGCTCATTTGAAGGATATCCCGAGGCGTCGTATCGCATGTGGGGCGGCTATGACTGGTTCGTCGCCAAGGTCGGCGGCGTGTGGGACAGCCTGCTGGGCGAGGGCCGGCCGTGGTACATCACCGCCAACAGCGACAGCCATCGACATTACACCGACCATTCCATTGTCAACTTCGCGACGTATCTCACCAAGGGCTACGTGACCGCGACGACACAGCAAAGCGAAACGCATGCGCATAACATTGATTTCTGGCCCGGGGAATATACGAAGACCTGGGTGCATGCGCGGCGGGCGGACCCTTTTGAGATTCTGGCGGCACTGCGCGGCGGGAGCATGTTCACGGTACACGGCGACCTCGCGGACCGGCTGGAGATGAGCGCGGCGAGTGCCGATGCGATGGCCCCAATGGGCGGGACACTTGTCCTCGACAAGCGTGGACAGTCGATCGAGCTTCGGGTGCGCATTCGCGAGCCGGAGGGCAAGAACTTCGCCGGCCGGACGCCGAAGGTGCATCATGTGGATATCATCGCCGGGGACATACTCGGCATCTCCAAGGATCGTGCCGCGATAAGCAACGAAACGACGCGCATTGTTCGGCAGGTGCCGGTCGATGCGATGATACGGGAGGGGCCGTGGCTTTCGCTTTCGTACACGTTCGAGCGGGTGGATCGGCCGATCTACGTTCGACTGCGCGGAACGAACCGCGATACGGCGGAACCGGAGATGGACGCCGACGGTGTGAACCCGTGGGAAGACCTTTGGTTTTACAGCAATCCGATCTTTGTGCGGTGCCCCGGTTGA